A window of Carassius gibelio isolate Cgi1373 ecotype wild population from Czech Republic chromosome A3, carGib1.2-hapl.c, whole genome shotgun sequence genomic DNA:
GCAGACAAATACGGAAATGACCCGGACTGTTCCTCCAACACATGGAGGAAAGCAAACATGGAAGAAAGAAATTGGCTGTTAGAAACAGTGTGAGAGAGATCAGGCTCGATCACGTCATATACAGCCAAACAAGTTGCTTGTGATGTTCGTGCAGTTGCCTGTAGTGATTGACCACAGGCTACAAAgactacaaatacacacacacaatgtgtgcAACCTAAATATGCAGGGAAGAAAAACTGCAAGTAAACTGAAGCAGAAATATAGTATATAACAAACacaggaaaatatatatttttaaatcatatacctattatttactcttttttctttttctattatctgattaaaatttttattgtGGTTACATGTGATATTCTTGAGAGTATTGATCTCTCACCATGACACCATGCATCTTCATAGGGTGTGCAATTCCTCATGAGAATCTCTATTTCCTCTTCGCAGATGGTGCAGGGCAGGCAGGGGTCCAGTGTATTATCCTGATCAGAGTAGGTGTCATCCAGACACTCCTCACAGATCGTGTCGTGAATGTGGTCGCAGCGCATCAGCACACCGTGACCACGCGGACACACAGTGCACGGCTCACACTGGCCCGTCAGCTCACTCATGAAGTAGCCatagttgcacacacacacagcgtcgtTCGAGTCGGTGCAGGGGGTCTGCATGCGCATGAGACCCGTGCATTCTCTGCAAGTCTGACACTTCTCCGTGTGACTGAACGTCACAGAGAATGTCTCACCTGGagaaaaaaatacagagaaaaatcATCAGAATGACAAGATAATTCAAATCTGCCCGTCTGCTGTTAATAATGACCCCTCAGGTTCAATTATTGCAACCTTAGTTCTTGAATTACAATTCATCAGTCATGATAGTGAtaataagacaaaacaaaaacaaagtgggACAATAAGTAATTAAGGAAAGGAATGCTGTGCTAGACTGTGTTATAGAGATCTGCATGTTTTCATTTCAATATGGCAATGATTTCTACTGGCAAAACACAAGTCAAATTGGCATTTCTGTATATGTAATGCATCTGAATTTAGTTGCTCACAGACCCAACATAAAACTTCAGATTTCAAAATAGCTGTGCAGTCCAAAGTTGAGACAAAGGTTTGTCCACACCTGTAGCGTCGTCCCATTatcccctgctggtagatgtcatAAATACTGCAAGGAGCGTATTTCTAAATGGACCCTTTTGATGGTGATGACGTGTTTCAACAGATATTAACATTGTGACATTGACATTGACAGATGACAGTCGCAGCTCTAGTGAAGGGACTGTATGTGCTCTTCTTGTGTCTTCAATCAATCAGTGTTGTAACAGTATCATTTTTTTTAGCTGCGTTATTAGTCACATGACATTCAAGCGCAAGTGGGTTTCTAATCTCTCCTGCATGTGTCTCTCATGTGTGTCCCTGTTCCTTTATTCTCATggttataaatacacaaacaatcaaagagagagaggcagaaaaacatacagagagatCTGTGTTGGAAATGTTCTTGTATTCCTGGAACACAGGACAGCTTTTCATCAAACACCACAGACATGAAACAAAAACAGTCCCACAGCTGCTCTCCACACTGATCCAGAGCAATATTTTATCATTCAGAGATTGCTCATCCACagctgaaaaactgaaatagtattctTCTTGTAAATTGTAGTAGAGTAATCTTTGTTTACCGAAAAACTAAATCATTTTTACAGCTGCTGAACTTGAACAAATCAGTCTTTTGAGTCAGTTCTCTTCAGTGGAATCAGAGGGATGCTATTCTAAGTTTCAACTCCTGATTGATTTGGTCACATATGAGCATGGAATGCCATGAGTGTGATAATTATTgcttttagtgtttagtgttatAATTTAACTTCATACTAAAATCTCTTAGGTATAATTGCACATACACAATAGTTGAAAATTTGTAATCACTGGGATTATATTCTCAAGAGAAACATGTGCAACCTGAAACtatgaaataatattaatgaGATCATATTTAGGATTTCCTTCTTAAACAATTAGCATTTCACCAATATGTAGGATCAGCAGAGCAATCTTCATCACTGCAGACTTTATGCTTCTTTTACCAACAGATCAGGGCTGCGTTTCTCAAAAGCATAATGAAATAAGTCGATCTCAGAGACCATTGGTGGCAATGGATCTACGATCTCCTTAGGTTTACAAAGCTTTTGTGAAATGCAGCCCAGATCTGTTTGAAGCTGGAAGGATTTGACACTGGGCAGGCCGATGTGTTCACTCCTAAGGTTGGCCTGAGGGTGAGGTGTTCACCTCTCTCCATACTTTGGACAGAAGCACACCTTGAAACACTTAAAGTTCTTGTCATGTTTGCTCTTGTTATGCAGGTGATGTTAAGGTTAATGACTTGGTTACCTTAATTAAGGCATCTGTGAGACATGCAAAAACAACTGCCTAAACATGTGCTGACAAACATGAGATTGCTGATGCAGTGATAATGCTGTTTTTAAATTATGCTTAATTCAAACATAACCACTTATATTCATTCCCATAGTAAAGGTTGACAAATTAAtctatacaaattaaaataaaatgctctgAAGTGCCTACACATTATGTACCTATTCACCATTGCACTGTGTACCACCTTCATTTGcaccacaaacatacacacacacacacacacacatagacactcaataaatgatgttctttgtAAGAGCAAAGAGCAGACTGGTCTCCGGTGCTCCAAGAGAGTAGAGGGGATGATGGGTAAACATATGGGTCATGTGTTGCAGGCCACGGTGAACTGTGAAAGCGTCAATTCAGCCAAACAACCCTTTCAGCCCATCTGTTTGTTCACTCGCTTTctccttcattatttattaatggaTGGATACGACCTTGTTCTGCAGCGGAGAGTTTAAAGATCAGTCCATTTGTCTCCCAAATAAGGCTGGCCTAGCAATATAGCGAAATAATATATTCTTCTCaatatctatccgtctgtctgtctgtctatctatccatttacactttttaatgttatattttgtaatattgctattgttttatttttatactacaaatatttatttctcttCCAATATTTTGGAAAGACACTGCATTGCCTACTCGGAGGAAACAACCCTggaatgtaccgtatttttcggactataagtcgcacctgagtataagttgcaccagtccaaaaatacatcatgatgaggaaaaaaacatataaatgtcacactggactataagttgcattcatttagaaccaagagaaaacattttgagagggcgctctatgatttcagtggaggctacaggagcacagagcagcatagagcgccctctggcagttttagacggtaatgttttctcttggttcatttctcttagctcatttctcttggttcatgtcaaattaattttgataaataggtCGCACCtggctataagtcgcaggaccagccaaactatgaaaaaaagtgtgacttatagtccggaaaatactgtatgtgtaaatatagatagatatcttttcttttttttatcaaatgtaaatttttgtccATGTAAATAAACTTTACTGACactatcagaaaaaaaatatctatgcagccatgatgttgttatTGATGCAGcgtgtggtctggcattgtcatgttggaaaatgcaaggtcttccctgaaagagacgacgtctggatgggagcatatgttgttctagaaattggatatacctttcagcattgatggtgcctttccagatgtgtaagctgcccatgccacacgcactcatgcaactccataccatcagagatgcaggcttctgaactgagcgctgataacaacttgggttgacCTTTTTCCTCTTTAGACCAGATGACAtgggtgtcccagttttccaaaaagaacttaaaattgtgattcgtctgaccacagaacagtttttcactttgccacagtccattttaaatgagcattggctcagagaaaatgcctgcgcttctggatcatgtttaccTTTTTTGAcatatagagttttagccggcaacggcgaaggatggattgtgttcaccgacaatgttttctggaagtattcctgagcccatgttgtgatttctatTACATAaccattcctgtatgtgatgcagtgctgtctaagggcccgaagatcacaggcatccagtatggttttctggccttgacccttacagacagagatttttccagattctctgaatctttggatgatattatgcatagtagatgatgataacttcaaactcaaatttttctctgagaaactcctttctaatATTGCTAcactatttttcaccacagcattgggggaattggtgatcctctgtccATCttctgccactctgagaggctctttttatacccaataatGTTGCCAAttaacctaataagttgcaaactggtgctccagctgttccttatatgtacatttaacttttccggcctcttattgttaCCTGTCCCAGATTTTTTGGAAtctgtagctctcatgaaatccaaaatgagccagtatttggcatgacatttcaaaatgtcgcactttcaacatttgatatgttatatatattctattgtgaataaaatataagtttatgatatttgtaaattattccattcctttttaactcacaatttgtacagtgtcacaacttttttggaatcgggtttgtatttattAAAGCCAAGTATGAACCTCCTCAAGTAAGTGTTTTTGAgcactttacatttatttcaaaataataactcaaggcagaaacaaaaatgtaaaatatattttatttgtgaacttATGTTAAGCTATTCTTTTTATAgataacttttaactttttttcagttcatcaGTCATCAAAGCTCGGTAAATATTAGTCACAGACACAGAGATTTACTTTAAAATGATTACTTACTAAAAACTCCCACATATCATGTTTTCAGGCCATTTTACATCTTTTTTTGATGTAAGAAATTATTACAAGTGAGtggtttatttacttttttttttttaattagtcccATTAAGGCCATTATATTCTTCATTCAGACTGATTCACACAATCCATATCCAATCATATCTCAATGGAGGCATTGCCTCCTCTCACGTGACTTTCCTCATTCATTCTCAATTGCCCCACAGATCTATGCAGTGTTTGTcgttgtttgtctgttttgtgtttactGTAATATACCTGACATTGAGACAGGAACACCTGGCCCTATGCTGTCTGATCTCCATCTTATTTTCATTACTTGTTGTTCAGTTTGACTTGAATGTTTACCTTCTTGTTtgagttttctttaaaaatgtcatcTTCATAGTGAGTAAAGACTTTTGTGGCATTTGTATGGAGCATGTGCATTCAACTGTGAACAGATGAACAGAGCACCAGTCGGGTGTTTGTAGGGCTACACCTGAACGCTGCCGTCCCTTCACCGATTATAAACACAAATCACAACACTAACAAAAACAACAGAGCGCCcgcccacccacacacacatgctctacTGATGACTGTTTACACGCATAATAAATAACTTCATCACACACAACCGTTCCTGTCAGGAGGGCAAACGGAAAAAGCCTCATACTGCATGATGCGGTGTGTCTTCCTGTGACATCATCAGCCCAAGTCTCTGTGATTTTATCCTTTTACAATTACAGACAAATCAGCCAGGTCTTTTTAAGCTTTCTTTCAGAGCCGGTTTTCTGCTTGACTGTCATTTGCTTGAAGAAAACTGTAACTAGGTCTGTTTGCCAATATTTTGCTGGCACATTTAGAAAGATTTCATAAAAGTAACCTAATACTGAATGGGCCGAGGAAAAACCTCCATTGCGTAATGCACAGTATTCTGATCCATAATCACAACCATATCGGTTTATCAGAACAAACTACAATGTCTTGATCTGTTTTCTCAATTCAGTTGTTCCTTATTAGTATGACTGTTTCTGTTATAATACTGTTAAAGTAATAAATCCGTGGAACGGTAGAGCGGCTGCATATAGcccaataaaaacagtaaaggcGCCAGTCCTGAGTTCTGCCTAAATGTTCAGTAGCATTGAGCTCTTTCTAGAtatatattctttctttctttctttctttctttctttctttctttctttctttctttctttctttctttctttcttcctgtctttctttctttctttctttctttctctcagatGAATAAGGGCTGTATTAGTCTCAGTCTGGTTGGGTTAGGGCATCTGATGTTGTCTGTGCTTAAGCATCATTATCTAATGCAGTTATTTCCCAAATCCCCATCAGTTATTAGTCCTCTctgtctaaaataacacactgACTGATTCCAGTTCAGCATGTCTCCCACAGTAACTATCAAACTCTACCAGTGGAGCTACAAGATCATTTGCAAGCGCTCAGGCTTTATTGATGAACCGAAGTAATCATgctagcatgtgtgtgtgattcaaAGACATTGGTCTGATATGTGTAGAAATGGCGAATGAGACGGTAGCTTCGATGGTGAGAGGTTTGTGTGACTCGgattttgaacacacacacattgccatgagtttgtgtgtgtgagggaacTTGGAACAGAAAAATGGACAACTAAATATTTCAATAGTTACTAATGTATGCGTGTGTCTAGACTGATTGGGGGGATAAGGGGGCGAGGATGCATGAAAGAAGCACGcgcgcgtgtgtttgtgtgtctttgcCAACACTGGGTAAAAGACCGCAGGCCTTTTCTAATATAGCATTcaccaaatgtattttttttttttaaggagtcGCAGTGAGCACAGTTGCTCAATATGTCGACACACTAACCACGAGGCTATCGGCACCAACCCGCATCTTTATTTATATCCCACagcttgaaaaaacaaaaatcacccAGTTGGGATATTGATGTAAATTGTCCTGTCCTGAAACATAAGACCTTCTCTATTTCAGGCCTGTCGTCCTAAGTGCTTCTCTCTGTGAGCGTTTCTCTTACTGAGAACAGAAAGTAGGAAAGAGCTCCTTTAGGAAACACTCACAACAAAAGAATGAGACCTGCTGTAAAACAGGTGAACAAAATGTGTCTTGTCATTTCCAAATGTGCCAGTGCAGTTTTTAAATATGTTGGTGAATGGAAAGAATatactatattttttaaatttctattcttcaaagaattcggaaaaagtcattttcttctcaaaaatattgagcagtacaactcaacactgataataataataagaagaagaaatgtttcttgagtagcaaataatcataatagaatgatttctgaaggatcatgtgacactgaagactggagtaatgatggaaaaaaataagctatacatcacaggaataaattacataaaacatatcgaaataaaaaacagttatattaatattactatttattattactattaataataattactaataataataataatctattactattaatattactgtattttcaatcaaaAATGCAGACTTGTTgatcataagagacttatttataaaatcttacagaccccacatttttaaacaatataatttatattgttaaaaaatgGCAACATAGTGTGTCTTTCCATTTGTATCCATCTATCGCATCCTGTTTTCCTCTGTTCCTCTCTTTCTAGTTTTCCTCATAGGCTGTAGAGCTGAACATTTGGCCTAAATtaatgcatcacacacacacagcagctcataTATGTCGTAACCAGCTAATTGTACAATTACTCTCAGCTTTCTGCCTGTTCTTTgagttatatactgtatttttcggactacaagtcgcacctgagtataagtcgcatcagtccaaaaatacgtcatgatgaggaaaaaaacatatgagtcgcactggactataagtcacatttatatagaaccaagagaaaacattaccgtcttcagccacgagagggcgctctatgtcttcagtgtagactacaggagcaaagagcagcatagagcgccctctcgaggctgtagacggtaatgttttctcttggttcatgtctcttagttcatttctcttggttcatgtcaaataaattttgataaataagtcgcacctgactataagtcgcaggaccagccaaactatgaaaaaaaagtgtgacttatagtccggaaaatacggtatgtgtgcatgtgtgagggAGCAAGAGAACATAATTATGTGTTAATAAGTGTGTGAGAGACTAAATATGTGTAAAGAAATGTATTTGTGTGAAAGTAAGGGTTTATGATGGTGGGAAaatttgtgtgtgcatatgcataGAAGATTGGGAGAACGTGAAATATGCTTGTGCATGAACACTTCTATGTGTTACATGACTTACATGCATTTAAGTGGGTTTGCATGTGAGTACTGTTTGTGTATATGAGAAATTGTACTCACTGTCTAAGCATTGACTGCATTCGGTCTGGGTGGTCCCACACTCCTTGACCACTCCCTCTCCTGGAGGACACTGCAAACAGCATTCCCCACCTCGAGTGAAACTGCCCGACTCACACTCCTCGTCTATGGCCTGCTCAAGCTTAGAGCCGGACACCAGTCCAAGCTACAGAAAGAACAGACAGACATTATTATTCCATCTCTCTAAGGGTCTACATGTTCTCCAATTACCCATAAACCCCCTGAGATATTTTGATGTTAATGCGTTAATTAAAGTGTTTGCTAGACAATATAGTAATATTGATATTCCTTAAATGCTATTTCCTTCTTATTCTCCGCTAATTGCTGCAATTTATTCAGCAGACAGAGGACAAGACATGCTAAACTGATTCTGA
This region includes:
- the LOC127947067 gene encoding tumor necrosis factor receptor superfamily member 16-like, with the translated sequence MDTLVWIWICGALGLVSGSKLEQAIDEECESGSFTRGGECCLQCPPGEGVVKECGTTQTECSQCLDSETFSVTFSHTEKCQTCRECTGLMRMQTPCTDSNDAVCVCNYGYFMSELTGQCEPCTVCPRGHGVLMRCDHIHDTICEECLDDTYSDQDNTLDPCLPCTICEEEIEILMRNCTPYEDAWCHDPMSPTYPTFASDSSTSVTDPNGLWSPNPGGDATTPKPSSPHFIGRGLNENLIPIYCPILAAVVVGLLAYIIFKRWNSCKQNKQAANNRAATANQTPSPEGEKLHSDSGISVDSQSLQEQQAQTQTQAQAHTQLHAAEQIVVRVDGGAQPDSPPPQA